Proteins found in one Sphaeramia orbicularis chromosome 8, fSphaOr1.1, whole genome shotgun sequence genomic segment:
- the LOC115424515 gene encoding galectin-3-binding protein A — MFSYRGVCVLWLLLLLHVYGNAMKFNLFRKPPSPGVQEGDVRLSGSKSNSAGRVEIYHNGQWGTVCDDNWDINEARVVCRQLNFPRAKAVVTGEVYGKESGPIWMDDMSCNGTEHYLHMCSFSGWGVTDCSHKEDVGVICETSQSIDITSSDSTYLLDNSITLSEELGQLFDSGKDCNFLILVQSATGNKQPDGTMQTVDTTICAHKIILSRFPFFTAPEGTNNMTVQVIPTCLPHFSSFVRYLYTRKIEVSFSSVQCLHWMASNFGVEQLKKDAGQMFAKVLPEDASFATQVSLYEYAVETEDLVLQENCVQYLAWNYQNLTRSSAWIRVSVELLEALLVRSDLVVPDESYLLQTVETWIIEKRNGTSLESQAHLLGFIRFPMIPVEKLSELESSSLLYRTHQNLYRDNMLKAFQFNVMLFGNLQNSSNFDKDDEDYQPRIYTAAPWGVTIGPLEKTSSNRVNYNHRYSYQNQYNQITSKSLRTPLHNSMIFQDKKISWQANVFMNQYECSNMGLRCESVPVARLSLQDYYNQPSIVFRNRLLLICQDKYICQIQDFKANLAYIAVNSTQVLPYPCANDKFTYYFVVRPEYV, encoded by the exons ATGTTCTCGTATAGAGGAGTCTGTGTTTTGTGGCTTCTGCTACTTCTCCATGTTTACGGAAATGCAATGAAGTTTAACCTCTTCA GGAAACCCCCCTCCCCCGGAGTGCAGGAGGGTGATGTGAGACTTTCTGGTTCTAAGAGTAACTCTGCGGGCCGAGTGGAGATTTACCACAACGGACAATGGGGGACAGTGTGTGACGACAACTGGGACATAAATGAGGCCAGGGTGGTGTGTCGTCAGCTCAACTTCCCTAGAGCAAAAGCTGTTGTCACTGGGGAAGTCTATGGAAAAG AATCTGGACCAATATGGATGGATGATATGTCATGTAATGGAACAGAGCACTATCTgcacatgtgttcattcagtgGCTGGGGAGTCACAGACTGCTCCCACAAGGAGGATGTTGGAGTTATTTGTGAAACTTCACAAA GCATTGACATTACTTCCAGTGACTCCACATACCTGCTTGACAACAGTATCACTCTGTCTGAGGAGCTCGGACAGCTGTTTGACAGTGGGAAGGACTGCAACTTCCTGATCTTAGTCCAGAGTGCAACTGGAAACAAGCAGCCGGATGGGACCATGCAGACAGTTGATACAACAATCTGTGCACACAAGATTATCCTCTCGCGCTTCCCATTCTTCACAGCCCCAGAGGGTACTAATAACATGACAGTCCAAGTCATCCCAACCTGCCTTCCACATTTCTCCTCCTTTGTCAG GTATCTTTACACCCGAAAGATTGAGGTTTCCTTCTCCTCTGTGCAATGTCTCCACTGGATGGCTTCTAACTTTGGGGTGGAGCAGCTGAAAAAAGATGCAGGTCAGATGTTTGCTAAAGTCCTTCCGGAGGATGCCTCCTTTGCCACCCAGGTCTCTCTTTATGAATATGCAGTGGAGACTGAAGATCTTGTCCTCCAGGAGAACTGTGTCCAGTACCTAGCCTGGAACTACCAAAATCTAACCAGATCTTCAGCTTGGATTCGCGTCTCAGTGGAACTCCTTGAAGCTCTTCTGGTTCGTTCAGACCTGGTAGTGCCAGATGAGTCATATTTGCTTCAGACTGTGGAGACATGGATCATAGAGAAGCGCAATGGGACAAGCTTAGAATCCCAGGCTCACCTGTTGGGTTTCATTCGTTTTCCTATGATTCCTGTCGAGAAACTGTCTGAGTTAGAGTCCAGCTCTTTGCTCTACAGAACTCATCAGAATCTGTATCGCGATAACATGTTgaaagcatttcagtttaatgtcATGCTTTTCGGTAATCTTCAGAACAGCTCTAATTTTGACAAAGACGATGAAGATTACCAGCCCAGGATCTATACCGCTGCGCCATGGGGTGTTACTATTGGGCCTTTGGAGAAAACGTCCTCAAACCGAGTCAATTACAACCATCGCTATTCATATCAGAATCAATACAATCAAATTACAAGCAAGTCTCTCAGAACACCACTCCACAACAGCATGATCTTTCAGGACAAGAAGATTAGCTGGCAGGCGAATGTCTTCATGAATCAGTACGAATGTTCAAACATGGGTCTGAGGTGTGAGTCTGTCCCTGTGGCGAGGCTTTCTCTTCAAGATTACTACAACCAACCAAGCATTGTCTTTAGGAACCGTCTTCTACTGATTTGCCAAGACAAGTACATCTGCCAAATTCAGGACTTCAAGGCAAACCTGGCATATATTGCTGTGAACAGTACCCAGGTTCTGCCCTATCCATGCGCCAATGACAAGTTCACTTACTACTTTGTGGTGAGACCAGAGTATGTCTGA
- the cant1a gene encoding soluble calcium-activated nucleotidase 1 isoform X2 — MESHLSPSSPMPASPGYAQLDQNEPMSSLRISVGGLPMLASMANTTDPRFRLKWRPIVVVALSLTLILLLFMHLGSGFRSHPSNSWRASRSDHHQSSSHYNDTYPLSPPERTPLGTRYRIGVIADLDTNSLSTKKLTWFSYMRRGHLLVSQSGDKVAVEWDADRVVLESHLAEKGRGMELSELVVFNGKLYSVDDRTGVVYQIDGDTAVPWVILPDGDGSVAKGFKAEWLAVKDEHLYVGGLGKEWTTTEGEFVNNNPEWVKVVGFRGDVRHENWVPKYHALKSAAGIKSPGYLIHESAAWSDTLKHWFFLPRRASNERYEETADERRGTNLALSCSPDFKDITVSRVGELNPTHGFSSFKFVPNTDDQIILALKSEEDAGKIATYIMAFTLDGRILLPETKIGDVKYEGLEFI, encoded by the exons ATGGAGA GTCACCTCAGTCCTTCGTCCCCCATGCCTGCTTCCCCAGGCTACGCTCAACTGGACCAGAATGAGCCTATGAGCAGTCTGCGTATCTCTGTCGGAGGCCTCCCTATGTTGGCTTCCATGGCCAACACCACTGACCCGCGCTTCCGCCTTAAATGGAGGCCCATCGTTGTGGTGGCCCTCTCCCTGACCTTGATTCTCTTACTTTTCATGCACCTGGGCTCAGGCTTTCGTTCTCATCCCTCAAACAGCTGGAGAGCCAGTCGCAGTGACCATCATCAGTCCAGTTCCCATTACAATGACACCTACCCCCTCAGCCCACCAGAGCGCACGCCACTGGGCACCCGCTACCGCATCGGGGTCATTGCCGACCTGGACACAAACTCCCTCAGTACAAAGAAGCTGACGTGGTTCAGCTACATGCGGCGAGGACACCTGTTGGTGTCACAGAGTGGCGACAAAGTGGCCGTGGAATGGGACGCAGACCGGGTGGTGCTGGAAAGCCACCTGGCAGAGAAGGGCAGGGGTATGGAGCTGTCTGAGCTGGTGGTGTTCAACGGGAAGCTCTACAGCGTTGATGATCGAACGGGTGTGGTCTATCAGATTGACGGCGACACGGCCGTGCCCTGGGTCATCCTGCCCGATGGTGACGGCAGCGTTGCCAAAG GGTTCAAAGCAGAGTGGCTTGCAGTGAAGGATGAGCACCTTTATGTTGGCGGCCTGGGGAAGGAGTGGACCACCACTGAGGGTGAATTCGTCAACAACAACCCAGAGTGGGTGAAAGTGGTGGGTTTCAGAGGGGATGTACGACATGAGAACTGGGTTCCAAAGTACCATGCGCTTAAGTCTGCTGCAGGGATAAAGTCTCCAG GTTATCTGATCCATGAATCGGCAGCATGGAGTGACACCCTGAAACACTGGTTTTTCCTCCCTCGCCGCGCCAGCAACGAACGCTATGAGGAGACGGCAGATGAGCGCCGGGGCACTAACCTAGCCCTCAGCTGCTCACCAGATTTCAAAGACATCACTGTAAGCCGAGTGGGTGAACTTAACCCCACTCACGGCTTCTCTTCCTTCAAGTTTGTCCCCAACACAGACGACCAGATCATCCTGGCGCTCAAATCAGAGGAAGATGCCGGAAAGATCGCCACGTACATCATGGCTTTCACACTTGACGGACGCATACTTTTACCTGAAACAAAGATTGGAGATGTGAAATATGAGGGCCTGGAGTTTATTTAG
- the cant1a gene encoding soluble calcium-activated nucleotidase 1 isoform X3: MPASPGYAQLDQNEPMSSLRISVGGLPMLASMANTTDPRFRLKWRPIVVVALSLTLILLLFMHLGSGFRSHPSNSWRASRSDHHQSSSHYNDTYPLSPPERTPLGTRYRIGVIADLDTNSLSTKKLTWFSYMRRGHLLVSQSGDKVAVEWDADRVVLESHLAEKGRGMELSELVVFNGKLYSVDDRTGVVYQIDGDTAVPWVILPDGDGSVAKGFKAEWLAVKDEHLYVGGLGKEWTTTEGEFVNNNPEWVKVVGFRGDVRHENWVPKYHALKSAAGIKSPGYLIHESAAWSDTLKHWFFLPRRASNERYEETADERRGTNLALSCSPDFKDITVSRVGELNPTHGFSSFKFVPNTDDQIILALKSEEDAGKIATYIMAFTLDGRILLPETKIGDVKYEGLEFI; this comes from the exons ATGCCTGCTTCCCCAGGCTACGCTCAACTGGACCAGAATGAGCCTATGAGCAGTCTGCGTATCTCTGTCGGAGGCCTCCCTATGTTGGCTTCCATGGCCAACACCACTGACCCGCGCTTCCGCCTTAAATGGAGGCCCATCGTTGTGGTGGCCCTCTCCCTGACCTTGATTCTCTTACTTTTCATGCACCTGGGCTCAGGCTTTCGTTCTCATCCCTCAAACAGCTGGAGAGCCAGTCGCAGTGACCATCATCAGTCCAGTTCCCATTACAATGACACCTACCCCCTCAGCCCACCAGAGCGCACGCCACTGGGCACCCGCTACCGCATCGGGGTCATTGCCGACCTGGACACAAACTCCCTCAGTACAAAGAAGCTGACGTGGTTCAGCTACATGCGGCGAGGACACCTGTTGGTGTCACAGAGTGGCGACAAAGTGGCCGTGGAATGGGACGCAGACCGGGTGGTGCTGGAAAGCCACCTGGCAGAGAAGGGCAGGGGTATGGAGCTGTCTGAGCTGGTGGTGTTCAACGGGAAGCTCTACAGCGTTGATGATCGAACGGGTGTGGTCTATCAGATTGACGGCGACACGGCCGTGCCCTGGGTCATCCTGCCCGATGGTGACGGCAGCGTTGCCAAAG GGTTCAAAGCAGAGTGGCTTGCAGTGAAGGATGAGCACCTTTATGTTGGCGGCCTGGGGAAGGAGTGGACCACCACTGAGGGTGAATTCGTCAACAACAACCCAGAGTGGGTGAAAGTGGTGGGTTTCAGAGGGGATGTACGACATGAGAACTGGGTTCCAAAGTACCATGCGCTTAAGTCTGCTGCAGGGATAAAGTCTCCAG GTTATCTGATCCATGAATCGGCAGCATGGAGTGACACCCTGAAACACTGGTTTTTCCTCCCTCGCCGCGCCAGCAACGAACGCTATGAGGAGACGGCAGATGAGCGCCGGGGCACTAACCTAGCCCTCAGCTGCTCACCAGATTTCAAAGACATCACTGTAAGCCGAGTGGGTGAACTTAACCCCACTCACGGCTTCTCTTCCTTCAAGTTTGTCCCCAACACAGACGACCAGATCATCCTGGCGCTCAAATCAGAGGAAGATGCCGGAAAGATCGCCACGTACATCATGGCTTTCACACTTGACGGACGCATACTTTTACCTGAAACAAAGATTGGAGATGTGAAATATGAGGGCCTGGAGTTTATTTAG
- the cant1a gene encoding soluble calcium-activated nucleotidase 1 isoform X1, translated as MSPVQQSGRRRRRGHLSPSSPMPASPGYAQLDQNEPMSSLRISVGGLPMLASMANTTDPRFRLKWRPIVVVALSLTLILLLFMHLGSGFRSHPSNSWRASRSDHHQSSSHYNDTYPLSPPERTPLGTRYRIGVIADLDTNSLSTKKLTWFSYMRRGHLLVSQSGDKVAVEWDADRVVLESHLAEKGRGMELSELVVFNGKLYSVDDRTGVVYQIDGDTAVPWVILPDGDGSVAKGFKAEWLAVKDEHLYVGGLGKEWTTTEGEFVNNNPEWVKVVGFRGDVRHENWVPKYHALKSAAGIKSPGYLIHESAAWSDTLKHWFFLPRRASNERYEETADERRGTNLALSCSPDFKDITVSRVGELNPTHGFSSFKFVPNTDDQIILALKSEEDAGKIATYIMAFTLDGRILLPETKIGDVKYEGLEFI; from the exons ATGTCGCCAGTTCAGCAATCAGGCAGGAGGAGACGGAGGG GTCACCTCAGTCCTTCGTCCCCCATGCCTGCTTCCCCAGGCTACGCTCAACTGGACCAGAATGAGCCTATGAGCAGTCTGCGTATCTCTGTCGGAGGCCTCCCTATGTTGGCTTCCATGGCCAACACCACTGACCCGCGCTTCCGCCTTAAATGGAGGCCCATCGTTGTGGTGGCCCTCTCCCTGACCTTGATTCTCTTACTTTTCATGCACCTGGGCTCAGGCTTTCGTTCTCATCCCTCAAACAGCTGGAGAGCCAGTCGCAGTGACCATCATCAGTCCAGTTCCCATTACAATGACACCTACCCCCTCAGCCCACCAGAGCGCACGCCACTGGGCACCCGCTACCGCATCGGGGTCATTGCCGACCTGGACACAAACTCCCTCAGTACAAAGAAGCTGACGTGGTTCAGCTACATGCGGCGAGGACACCTGTTGGTGTCACAGAGTGGCGACAAAGTGGCCGTGGAATGGGACGCAGACCGGGTGGTGCTGGAAAGCCACCTGGCAGAGAAGGGCAGGGGTATGGAGCTGTCTGAGCTGGTGGTGTTCAACGGGAAGCTCTACAGCGTTGATGATCGAACGGGTGTGGTCTATCAGATTGACGGCGACACGGCCGTGCCCTGGGTCATCCTGCCCGATGGTGACGGCAGCGTTGCCAAAG GGTTCAAAGCAGAGTGGCTTGCAGTGAAGGATGAGCACCTTTATGTTGGCGGCCTGGGGAAGGAGTGGACCACCACTGAGGGTGAATTCGTCAACAACAACCCAGAGTGGGTGAAAGTGGTGGGTTTCAGAGGGGATGTACGACATGAGAACTGGGTTCCAAAGTACCATGCGCTTAAGTCTGCTGCAGGGATAAAGTCTCCAG GTTATCTGATCCATGAATCGGCAGCATGGAGTGACACCCTGAAACACTGGTTTTTCCTCCCTCGCCGCGCCAGCAACGAACGCTATGAGGAGACGGCAGATGAGCGCCGGGGCACTAACCTAGCCCTCAGCTGCTCACCAGATTTCAAAGACATCACTGTAAGCCGAGTGGGTGAACTTAACCCCACTCACGGCTTCTCTTCCTTCAAGTTTGTCCCCAACACAGACGACCAGATCATCCTGGCGCTCAAATCAGAGGAAGATGCCGGAAAGATCGCCACGTACATCATGGCTTTCACACTTGACGGACGCATACTTTTACCTGAAACAAAGATTGGAGATGTGAAATATGAGGGCCTGGAGTTTATTTAG
- the syngr2a gene encoding synaptogyrin-2a, producing the protein MQGSAYGASLAGGAFDLESFLKQPQTILRFLSWIFSIVVFATITAEGYINPITQANGKCMFNDNDSACSFGVGIGILAFLACVVFLLLDAYFPQISNAKERKYIVIGDLGFSAFWTFLWFICFCVLANQWSKTPDRTAVAADAARAVVAFSFFSIITWGLLSFFAYRRYQEGVTDFNEEYRDPANDHSSPYPAGPYPSSGPTGYQQSPFSHSSENPGDYQPPAY; encoded by the exons atgcaagGCAGCGCTTACGGAGCCTCGCTGGCCGGTGGGGCCTTTGACTTAGAGAGTTTTTTGAAACAGCCTCAAACTATTTTGCgcttcctcagctgg ATATTTTCCATTGTTGTCTTTGCCACAATCACAGCTGAAGGCTATATCAACCCTATCACGCAAGCAAATGGCAAGTGCATGTTCAATGACAATGACAGCGCCTGCAGCTTTGGCGTAGGAATCGGGATCCTGGCGTTCTTGGCTTGTGTGGTTTTCCTGTTACTTGATGCCTACTTCCCCCAAATCAGCAATGCCAAAGAGAGGAAATACATTGTTATTGGAGACTTGGGCTTTTCAG CGTTTTGGACGTTCCTGTGGTTCATTTGCTTCTGTGTCCTGGCCAACCAGTGGTCCAAAACTCCTGACAGGACTGCTGTTGCTGCTGACGCCGCCCGTGCTGTTGTGGCCTTCTCTTTCTTCTCAATCATCACCTGG GGTCTGCTGTCCTTCTTTGCTTATCGAAGGTACCAAGAAGGCGTGACCGATTTTAACGAGGAGTACAGAGATCCAGCCAATGACCACAGTTCTCCGTACCCAGCTGGTCCGTATCCCAGCAGCGGCCCCACAGGATACCAGCAGTCGCCTTTCTCCCACAGTTCGGAGAATCCTGGAGATTACCAGCCACCCGCTTACTGA